A window of Erpetoichthys calabaricus chromosome 12, fErpCal1.3, whole genome shotgun sequence contains these coding sequences:
- the rrp7a gene encoding ribosomal RNA-processing protein 7 homolog A, with protein sequence MAAPGKKHAIGLQEIPGGFTAIPVCFQKTSRSHHYLYVKEHKVRTEAHATRPLDRTLFVLNVPPYCDEACLKRILSPCGHICSIEMRDKPGPEEKDDNGQSKFFKAPQPQGFSVAYVVFRKASGVAAAKKLRPKNPIVLSTDDHPIKTGIKKWISEYRDSLINPEELQAEVNAFMQEYDKKEAEEKQRAEAEDGVPDEEGWIKVTRHGKRPVMPRTQAASQKILAREKKKRAKKELLNFYAWQHRESKREHIAELRKKFEEDKQRIALMRAQRKFRPY encoded by the exons ATGGCGGCCCCCGGCAAGAAACATGCGATTGGTCTGCAGGAGATTCCTGGAGGGTTTACAG CAATTCCTGTTTGCTTCCAGAAAACCAGTAGATCCCACCATTACTTGTATGTGAAGGAGCATAAGGTTAGAACAGAAGCTCACGCCACCAGACCACTCGACAGAACTCTATTTGTTCTCAATGTTCCTCCATATTGTGATGAG GCTTGCCTGAAGAGGATACTGTCTCCTTGTGGACATATTTGCTCAATAGAAATGAGGGATAAACCTGGACCCGAGGAGAAGGATGACAATGGACAGTCCAAATTCTTCAAAGCCCCACAGCCCCAG GGTTTCAGTGTGGCCTATGTAGTGTTCAGAAAGGCATCTGGTGTAGCAGCAGCCAAAAAGCTGCGCCCTAAAAACCCCATAGTACTGTCAACCGATGATCATCCAATAAAAACTGGAATCAAGA agtggATTTCTGAATACAGAGACTCCCTGATTAACCCAGAAGAGCTGCAAGCTGAAGTTAATGCCTTCATGCAGGAGTACGATAAGAAAGAAGCTGAG GAGAAACAGCGTGCAGAGGCTGAAGATGGTGTACCTGATGAAGAAGGCTGGATCAAAGTGACCAGGCATGGAAAGCGGCCAGTCATGCCACGAACACAGGCAGCAAGCCAGAAAATTTTGGCacgtgagaaaaagaaaagagcaaaGAAAGAGCTGCTGAACTTCTATGCCTGGCAGCacagagagagcaagcgagaac ATATTGCTGAGCTGCGGAAGAAATTTGAGGAAGACAAGCAGCGGATTGCATTAATGCGTGCCCAGAGGAAGTTTCGGCCATATTAG